From the Musa acuminata AAA Group cultivar baxijiao chromosome BXJ3-1, Cavendish_Baxijiao_AAA, whole genome shotgun sequence genome, the window GTGTGTTAGTTGTGGTTATAAGGTTTTGATCATATGACACTAAAGTGTCATCCACATGATCGTAAGGTCTCAATTAAAGGATGCCAATGTGTCGATAGTATGATTTAGATATTGTTAAAGTTTTtatctaattgaattaatttaaaagttttactattgttttaatatatatatatatatatatatatatatatatatatatatatatatatatctaactaACTCAACAATATAATACCATGATATTATCTGTTATAATAATGACAAGAGGCATTAGGTGTTTATTAGTTGTGGTTATAAAGTGTTGATCATATGATACTAGAGTGCCATCCACACGTAAGGTGTCGATTACATGATGTCGATTTGTTGATAGTATGCTTTAGATATTATTGAAGTTATTTTTTaactgaaataatttaaaaaaattactattgctttatatatatatatatatatataaccaactcaataatataatatcaatatattatCTGATATAATAATGATATGAGGTGTTAGGTGTGTGCTATTTGTGGTTATAAGGTGTTGATCATTTGAAACTAGAGTGTCATCCACGTAAGGTGTCGATTACACGATGTCGATGTGTCGATAGTATGTTTTAGATATTGTTGAAGTTTTTTTCTAActgaaataatttaaaagctttactattgctatatatatatatatatatatatatatatatatatatatatatatatatataacccgaCTCAACAATATAATATTAGGATATTATCTGGTATAATAATGATATGAGGTGTTAGGTGTGTACAATTTGTGGTTATAAGGTGTTGATCATTTGATACTGGAGTGTCATCCACGTGATTGTAAGGTGTCGATTACACGATGTCGATAGTATGTTTTAGATTTTGTTAAAGTTTTTTTCtaactaaaataatttaaaaactttactattgcaatacatatataaataaataaataaatatacatatatatatataagtaattaaataatataatattatggtATTATATGATATAATAATGATATGAGGAGTCAAGTGTGTGCTAGTTGTGGTTATAAGGTGTTGATCATATGATACTAGAGTGTCGTCAACTCATCAACATGATCGTAAGGTGTCAATTACACGATGCTGATATGTCGATAGTATGTTTTAGATATTGTTGAAGTTTTTTTCTAActgaaataatttaaaagctttactattgctttatatatatatatatatatatatatatatatatatatatatatatatatatatatatatatatatatatatatatatatatatatacacacacatataaccCGGCTCAACAATATAATATTAGGATATTATATGATATAATAATGATATGAGGTGTTAGGTGTGTGGGTTATAAGGTGTTGATCATTTGATACTGGAGTGTCATCCACATGATCATAAGGCGTCGATTACACGATGTCGAAATGTCGATAGTATGTTTTAGatattgttaaaaaaaatttctaactaaaataatttaaaagctttactattactttatatatatatatatatatatatatatatatatatatatatatatatatatatatatatatatatatatatatatatatatatatatatatatatatatatatatatgaccgaCTCAACAATATAATACCTTGATATTATCTGTTATAACAATGACATGAGGCGTTAGGTATGTATTAGTTGTGGTTATAAGGTGTTGATCATATGATACTAGAGTGTCATCCACACGTAAGGTGTCGATTACATGATTTTGATTTGTCGATAGTATTTTTAGATATTATTGAAGTTATTTTTTaactgaaataatttaaaaaaattactattgctttatatgtatatatatatatatatatatatatatatatatatatatatatatatatatatatatatatatatatatatcctactcAATAATATAATATCAAGATATTATCTGATATAATAATGATATGAGGTGTTAAGTGTGTGCTATTTGTGGTTATAAGGTGTTGATCATTTGATACTAGAGTGTCATCCACATGATCGTAAGTTGTTGATTACACGATGTCGATTTGTCGATAGTATGTTTTAGATATTGTTGAAGTTTTTTTCTAActgaaataatttaaaagctttactattgctatatatatatatatatatatatatatatatatatatatatatatatatatatatatatatatatatatatatatatatatatatatatatatataacccaacTCAACAATATAATATTAGGATATTATCTGATATAATAATGATATGAGGTGTTATGTGTGTGCTATTTGTGGTTATAAGGTGTTGATCATTAGATACTGGAGTGTCATCCACATGATTGTAAGGTGTCGATTACACGATGTCGATATGTCGATAGTATGTTTTAGATTTTGTTGAAGTTTTTTTCTaaccaaaataatttaaaaactttactatggcaatacatatataaataaatatacatatatatatatatatatatatatatatatatatatatataagcaattaaataatataatattatggtATTATATGATATAATAATGATATGAGGAGTTATGTGTGTGTTAGTTGTGGTTTTAAGGTGTTGATCATATGATACTAGAGTGTCATCCACATGATCGTAAGGTGTCGATTGCACGATCCTGATACGTCGATAGTATGTTTTAGATATTGTTGAAGTTTTTTTCTAActgaaataatttaaaagctttactattgctttatatatatatatatatatatatatatatatatatatatatatatatatatatatatatatatatatatatatatatatatatatatatatatatatatataaccaactCAATAATATAATATCAAGATATTATCTAACATAATAATGATATGAGGTGTTAGGTGAGTACTATTTGTGGTTATAAGGTGTTGATCATTTGATACTAGAGTGTCATCCACATGATCGTAAGGTGTCGATTACACGATGTCGAAATTTCGATAGTATGTTTTAGATATTGTTAAAAAAATTTCTAActgaaataatttaaaagcttTACTATtgctttataaatatatatatatatatatatatatatatatgtatgaccgACGCAACAATATAATACCATGATATTATCTGTTATAAAAATGACATGAGGCGTTAGGTTTGTATTAGTTGTGGTTATAAGGTGTTGATCATATGATACTAGAGTGTCATCCACACGTAAGGTGTCGATTACATGATGTCGATTTGTCGATAGTATGTTTTAGATATTATTGAAGTTATTTTTTTaactgaaataatttaaaaaatttactatttctttatatatatatatatatatatatatatatatatatataaccaactCAATAATATAATATCAAGATATTATCTGATATAATAATGATATGAGGTGTTAGGTGTGTGCTATTTGTGGTTATAAGGTGTTGATCATTTGATACTAGAGTGTcatccacatatatatatatatatatatatatatatatatatatatatatatatatatatatatatatatatatatatatatatatatatatatatatatatatatataaccaactCAATAATACAATATCAAGATATTATCTGATATAATAATGATATGAGGTGTTAGGTGTGTGCTATTTGTGGTTATAAGGTGTTGATCATTTGATACTAGAGTGTCATCCACATGATTGTAAGGTGTCGATTGCACGATGTCGATGTGCCGATAGTATGTTTTAGATTTTGTTGAATTTTTTTCTaactgaaataatttaaaaactttactattgcaatacatatataaataaatatacatatatatatatatataagcaattaaataatataatattatggtATTATATGATATAATAGTGATATGAGGAGTTAGGTGTGTGCTAGTTGTGGTTATAAGGTGTTGATTATATGATACTAGAGTGTCATTCACATGATCGTAAGGTGTCGATTACACAATGCTGATATATCGATAGTATGTTTTAGATATTGTTGAAGTTTTTTTCTAActgaaataatttaaaagctttactattgctttatatatatatatatatataaccaactCAATAATATAATATCAAGATATTATCTAATATAATAATGATATGAGGTGTTAGGTGTGTGCTATTTGTTGAAGTTTTTTTCTAActgaaatagtttaaaagctttactattgctttatatatatatatatatatatatatatatatatatatatatatatatatatatatatatatatatatatatatatatatatatatatatatatatatatatatatatatatatatataacccgaCTCAACAATATAATATTAGGAAATTATATGATATAATAATGATATGAGGTGTTAGGTGTGTGGGTTATAAAGTGTTGATCATTTGATACTGGAGTGTCATCAAGGTGTCGATTACACAATGTTGAAATGTCGATAGTATGTTttagatattattaaaaaaaatttctaactgaaataatttaaaagctttactattactttatatatatatatatatatatatatatatatatatatatatatatatatgaccgaCTCAACAATAtaatatcaagatattatttgatataataataatatgagatGTTATGTGTGTGTTAGTTGTTGTTATAAGGTTTAGATCATATGAACTTGTGTGTCATCCACATGAACTTAAGGTTCGATGTGTCGATAGTATGTTTTAGATATTGTTGAAGTTTTTTTTGTAACTGAAATAATTTAGATccgtattaaatataatattatttttagatctatattaaataattaatatttaaaaaattaaataattttaataagtaagTCGAACTCTCAACCTTTAATAAGTGTGTCTGATACATTaccatcaaatcaatatttaagaTATAATCAAGTTTTTAAAATCCACCTATTATCGATCACAGCTAATTACAGTTAAATATATCTAATATTCTTATAATCACGGTGTGTTTTTTTAAGGGGATTAATGTTATTTAGAGTTTCAATTAACATATACATAAATTTTTAAGTATTATAATACTTTGGAGGTATACAATTTTTTTGTTTCCTTGAAATCAAGCCAAAccctaatatatatttatatatgtctaATCATGTCAATGATATATTGTTTTATTCATATTGAAGCAAGGATAGCAAACTTAGCCTTAAAAAACCAATTTACATTAAGAACATTTTTGCACCCATGTGGGCTCATATGGCATGGATCACTATAAAATTCATTtgtaatatataataattttcattaaaaaaagtgtAGTTCTTCTTCCATATTTGATCAATATAATGCACATATCACATATTTtaccttataataataataataataataataataataataataatacacatTGGTCCAATAAGGAGTATCATTGCATGCTACCATTCTAAATTATTTAGGTTGCTCCAATCAAAGAGTTGGAAGAACCAATAATAAACtgatacataaataaatatagcTGCACATGTTATTctcattctttttattttattgtatTTATTTGTTATGCAGGAATATGATACAATGATTTAAGCCACATTGTTCTCATCTTTTTTATGCATtaaataaatgataaatgtctgtaTCATTTATTGGTGGATTGATGCTTCTGTTAACTTAGTTTTCATATGAAGAATCATATGAAATAAGGCCTTCTATTCAAATGTTGAGTTGGACTTCATTCGTGTCAAGAAGTCAAAGTTAGCTGCCAGGAAACCCAGTTTTGACCGAGTCAGAAGACTTTTGGCGTCGTAGTCAACCGTCTCGACCAAGGAACGGAGGGGAGCTCTACGCCTGCATCATCCCAAGAAACACATCACATCCATTAAGTACGTGAAGGCTCATGTAGTCAAGTCTGCGACGACAAGATTCTCTACCACAACTCCCATTCACTTTGGGTGTTGCCAGTGCTTTAAGAGGCCTTCGACGCCTTCCCGTATACTGtactccttccttccttccttcttctcTGAGTCTGTTCCCCTGATCGCCTCTCTTCCCCGATCAACATGGCCCGTCTCTGGCTGCTGCTCCTCGCTGCCCTGCTGACAGCGGCGGGGTCGGACGCCGCCGGGATCGGCTTCGAGTTCCACCACCGGTTCTCCGACCGCGTGCGGCAGTGGGCAGAGGACCGCGCCATCCCCGGCGCCTGGTGGCCCCAGAAGGGCACCGCGGAGTACTACGCCGCCCTCGCCCACCACGACCGCGCCCTCCGCGGCCGCTCCCTCGCCGACGCCAGCCCTTCCGAGCTCACCTTCGCCGACGGAAACGTCACCTACTTGTCCGGTTCCTTGGGATTGTAAGCCCTCTGTTAATCTCAGCTCCTTCACTCCTTTTCCTCTGATGTATGGGACCTAAATCAGAGTTGGGATTTTGATGGCGATCCGCGTGTTTCTTCTCCTCCTGTTTGGATCGGGAATCAGCTTGCATTACGCGTTCGTCGAGCTGGGGACTCCGAACGTGACGTTCTTGGTGGCGTTGGACACCGGCAGCGATCTCTTCTGGGTGCCCTGTGATTGCCAGCAGTGCGCCTCCACCCATCTTGTCGTAAGCCTCTTGAATCTAACCCATCTTTTTCTTCTAGTCTTGATACGATTGCACCTCGGAAACACTGATCGAACACCATCTCCACTCTCACAACATCTCCTCTATTGTTCCTGCTGCTGCATGATTCACAGAACATCATGCAGTAGTTTGTGACCATCCAATGGAACTAACAGAGGTAGTAACAATTGATATTTTGTGCTCCGATCATACCACCATTTATCAATGTTTCTGTCATCGTCATCAAGAATCTTGGTGCCTATGTCTCATGTTATGAACTCAAATTGCAGCAAGGCTTGGAGTTGAACGTATACAGCCCCAGCAATTCATCAACGAGCCAAAAGGTCCCCTGCAGCAACAGCTTATGCGATAACCAAAACGCGTGCACCGGAACAAACGGCAGCTGCCCTTACAATGTTCAGTACTTATCCGCTAATACTTCATCTTCTGGATTTCTAGTAGAGGATGTTCTGTACCTGACGACGGAGGACGCGACTCCTCGGATTGTTGAAGCACCAATCGTGTTTGGGTATGTCGCCTTCGATCAGTACGATCAGCTTAGGATTTAAGTGGGTTCTAATCTCCATTAATCCTGCAGATGTGGAGATAGACAGACTGGTGCATTTCTAGATGGTGCAGCTCCCAATGGTCTGTTTGGGCTTGGAATGGAGAAGGTGGCAGTCCCCAGCATTCTATCAAGCAAAGGATTCACTTCTAATTCCTTCTCCATGTGCTTTGGAGAGGATGGTGTTGGGAGAATCAATTTTGGAGACAAAGGCAGCTCAGATCAGCAAGAAACTGCATTCTTCAACGACAGCAGACAGTGAGTCTCCTTGTGTTTGCTTTCATGTTGTTGAGATCGAATCATATGTTCCTCGAATCATTCAGCAGATCCCGTTCATCTAATGTTCTTCTGCATATATGCTTCTGTAGCCCATCTTACAAAATCAACATGACTGGAATTGTGGTCGGAAACAGTTCTACTGACATGGTGTTTGATGCACTTGTTGATTCGGGTACTTCCTTCACATCCTTGGCTGATCCAATGTATACGTACATCGCCGAGAACGTAAGCTACTGATCGCGGTACCGAAATCCGAAGTCTGCTCGATCAATAATCTTCTTCTGTCTTATGATTCTTTCTCCTTCTTTTGACAGTTTAATGCACAAATAAAGGAGAAACGATACAAATCCGAATCGAACTCCACATTTGAGTATTGCTATGAACTCAGGTAACTCTATCCGCACAAGAAACAGATACATGCTGACATTTAATCTCAAGGAGATCATCTAATGCATAACACATGCTGCAGCCCCGGGCAAACTCGGGTTTTGTTGCCTGTGATAAACCTAACAACACTTGGTGGAAGTGTCTTCCCTGTGAACGACCCAATTATCTTTCTCACAGGACCGGTAAATCTATAAAGATATCATCTATGCTTATTCTAATCTGCTGTGGATACTTACATTTCTTCTGTGTGTGATGCAGGCAAATCAAACTATATATTGCCTCGCTCTTCTGAAGTTTTCTGGAGTCAATATAATCGGGCGTAAGATTTCTCTACGCCTTTCATGCATGTCCGAGTGTTTTGGTTTCTGAGACGATATTGTTCATGTTTAATCTTTATAGCAATTCATCAAACACGCTGTTTGATTACAGAATCTTCTTATGTGCACCTTTCTAGACTAGCTTTGCAAATCTTTATTTCCAGTTCGATTGTTTCTGACATGAGTTCATGGGGATACCCTCTGCAGAGAACTTCTTATCGGGGCTTCGCGTGGTCTTCGACCGAGAAAGGCTCGTTCTGGGGTGGAAGAAGTTCGATTGTAAGTTGTGATTCTATTGACATTTCGTCGAACACATCGATTCCGAAGCAAATTTGAGTGATATGGGAATTGTAATGACTCAGGCTACACTGTGGACAACTCCACCGCTCTGTCCACGCCCACCTCGTCCCCATCAAATGCAGTTGCTCCTGTGCCGAGCAGCTACACTCAGGAGATGACAAAGACAGACCCAAATGCGGCTCAGGTGCCGGCGAGGAGTCCTCCGTCGAGCTATTCACCGCATTCCAAGGCCATGTCAAATCTCTCCCCGGTGGTGTTGCTGATGCTCTCTCTGGCTCTCCTCTGGTGATCTTTCTCCTTCTGACTACTATAAGCTTCGTAAGCTTTACCAGCCACACAGGAATACACACGAAGAGATCGATGGTTAtagatttttcttaatttttattatgtttttattcttTCGAATAATCCTATGTTTATATTGCAATCGATACTGTAGAGAGAGATTGTCTTGAATAATTTCATAATGGAGAATTGTGTTTCTTGTGAAATTTTAAATTACAGAAAAATGAATAGTTTTTATTTTCAGTGTTTggtatagagaaaaaaaataatttgaaaaagtaaaaataaatagTTTTTTTAATTATCTGAGGTGAAGATTGATTTTGAGTCAAACAATATCTCTTTTGTGTTTGTCTAGTGTTGAACCCTTCAAAATTGTGTCCAGATGTTCCTTATAAATGTTCTTTGGATGTTTAAGTTAGTCGAAGTTCAGAAGAATATTTAAGTACATCCGAAAAAAGCACCCGAGGAGCTCTTTTATTATGGGTTCTTATGATCATTACTCACATGACTAGCATCGATTATGATCATAAcagaaatataatatattatccgCTGAAATGTTAGGTGTATGATAGATTACACGATGTCAATGTGTCCATATATGTTATAGATATCGttgaagtttttttttaattaaaataatttgaaagatttactattgctatatatatatatatatatacactcattATTACATTAAGTTTTGTATAATTGACATTTCATTGGGTAATAAATTTGGCCCCTTCCAATTCAAACTCAAAAGAAATCAAACGTCGACTGCCGCCCTCTCCAATGGCTGTAAAAGCCTCCCAAGCCTCCTTGCTTCGATCTCTGTTTCCCTTCCCTCCCTCATCCGCCTCTTCTCCTTCTCATGACTTCCGCCGGTGGCCCCAGCGGACCGCTTCGCCGCTTCTGCCTCCTTATCGCTCCCCTCCTCGCCCCGGTGTGCTCGGACACCGCCGGGATGGGCTTCGAGTTCCACCGCCGGTTCTCCTACCGCGTGCGGTGGGCGGAGTCCCGCGCCATCCCCGGCGACTGGTGGCCCCAGAAGGGCACTGCGGAGTACTACGCCGCCCTCGCCCGCCCCGACCGTCCCCTTCGCGGCCGCCTCCTAGGCTGACGGCGATGCCACCTACTTGCTCAGCTTCCTGGGATTGCAAGCCCTCCCCTCGCCCTCTAGGGTTTATGGATTTGGGGTTTCAAAGTTGGAATCTTTAATGGTGATTGCATGTTTCTTCTTATATTGTTTGGATCGGAATCAGCTTGCCTTATGCTTTCCTCAAGCTGGGGACTCCGAATGTGACGTTCTTGGTGGCGTTGGACACCGGCAGTGATCTCTTCTGGGTGCCCTGTGATTGCCACCAGTGCGCCGTCGCCAAATTCGATGTAAGTCTACTGATTCCAATCCTTTCAAGCTCGAATCTTTTATGGGATATGGTTAATTACTAGTCATATCTGTAAACACAGTTCTTCTCTTGGATTAAGTGTTTGTTCTTCTTGCTGTGTGACTTCTTTCGATTGAGACCGAGAATGTTGCCCTGATATCTAAATCATTCGGTCTTATTTGAATAACCTAAATTCTATTCTCTAGATTTATTGTGGGTTGACTTGATTAGAGGCAGACATGAATGAGATATCATACTTCAAATCATACATTGGTGTTTCTACCATTCGCATTAGCCTGCTTGATGCGTTTTGT encodes:
- the LOC103979525 gene encoding aspartyl protease family protein 1, translating into MARLWLLLLAALLTAAGSDAAGIGFEFHHRFSDRVRQWAEDRAIPGAWWPQKGTAEYYAALAHHDRALRGRSLADASPSELTFADGNVTYLSGSLGFLHYAFVELGTPNVTFLVALDTGSDLFWVPCDCQQCASTHLVQGLELNVYSPSNSSTSQKVPCSNSLCDNQNACTGTNGSCPYNVQYLSANTSSSGFLVEDVLYLTTEDATPRIVEAPIVFGCGDRQTGAFLDGAAPNGLFGLGMEKVAVPSILSSKGFTSNSFSMCFGEDGVGRINFGDKGSSDQQETAFFNDSRHPSYKINMTGIVVGNSSTDMVFDALVDSGTSFTSLADPMYTYIAENFNAQIKEKRYKSESNSTFEYCYELSPGQTRVLLPVINLTTLGGSVFPVNDPIIFLTGPANQTIYCLALLKFSGVNIIGQNFLSGLRVVFDRERLVLGWKKFDCYTVDNSTALSTPTSSPSNAVAPVPSSYTQEMTKTDPNAAQVPARSPPSSYSPHSKAMSNLSPVVLLMLSLALLW